A window from Aerococcus sp. Group 1 encodes these proteins:
- a CDS encoding relaxase/mobilization nuclease domain-containing protein: protein MAITKIHPIKSTLNLAIDYITKSEKTDEKILVSSFKCHPSTAHIQFIKTREDNDTKGTVLARHLIQSFLPGEVDPVKAHEIGMELCKKILKEDYEFVLATHVDRGHIHNHIIFNNVNYKTGKCYQSNKKTYHKIRYQSDELCKENKLTVIDEYYEAYKRKYKTAGKSWYEYDQNKKGNSWKSKLQFDIDRMINKSKTWEEFLENMKSLDYEIKFCKHIAFRHKDKQRFTRSKTIGEDYTEEKIKERIDLAIKNKANPIKKRVGNVIDISTNEKAQSSKGYEVWARKHNIKTMADSIIKLREQGINSITQLDDLIKKSADDRQDLLDKIKKIETEMKSLSQDMENINTINKYREIYKYHKKNPEDKQFVDEYYSELSVYKIAAKEILENYKKLPKTKEILSNLDKLQEKKNTLMQEYSLNKEQFSDLVQYRKNYENYYGKEVER from the coding sequence ATGGCAATTACAAAAATACATCCTATAAAATCAACTCTAAATTTGGCAATAGATTACATTACTAAGAGCGAAAAAACTGATGAAAAAATCTTAGTATCTTCATTCAAATGTCATCCATCTACTGCCCATATTCAGTTTATAAAAACACGAGAAGACAATGATACTAAAGGTACAGTTTTGGCTAGACATTTAATCCAATCTTTTCTACCAGGAGAGGTTGATCCTGTAAAAGCTCACGAAATTGGAATGGAATTATGTAAGAAAATTTTAAAAGAAGATTATGAATTTGTTCTTGCAACTCATGTAGATAGAGGGCATATCCATAACCATATTATTTTTAATAATGTTAATTACAAGACTGGTAAATGCTACCAATCTAACAAAAAAACTTACCATAAAATTAGGTATCAAAGTGACGAATTATGTAAAGAAAATAAGCTTACAGTCATTGATGAATACTATGAAGCTTACAAAAGAAAATATAAAACTGCTGGTAAGTCTTGGTACGAATATGACCAAAATAAGAAAGGAAATTCTTGGAAGTCTAAACTGCAATTTGATATAGATAGAATGATTAATAAGTCTAAAACGTGGGAAGAGTTTTTAGAAAATATGAAGTCTCTTGATTATGAAATTAAGTTTTGTAAACACATTGCTTTTCGTCATAAAGATAAGCAAAGATTTACAAGATCGAAGACTATCGGAGAAGATTATACTGAAGAAAAAATCAAAGAAAGAATAGATTTAGCTATCAAAAATAAAGCTAATCCTATTAAAAAACGAGTAGGAAATGTTATTGATATATCTACTAATGAAAAAGCACAATCCTCTAAAGGTTACGAAGTTTGGGCAAGAAAACACAATATCAAAACAATGGCTGATTCAATAATTAAACTTAGAGAACAAGGAATTAATTCAATCACTCAACTAGATGATCTAATCAAAAAATCTGCTGATGATAGACAAGACTTGTTGGATAAAATAAAGAAGATTGAAACTGAAATGAAGAGTTTATCTCAAGATATGGAAAATATAAATACTATAAATAAGTATCGTGAAATCTATAAATACCATAAGAAAAATCCTGAAGACAAGCAATTTGTAGATGAGTATTATAGTGAACTTTCCGTCTACAAAATAGCTGCTAAAGAAATTTTAGAAAACTATAAAAAGCTTCCAAAAACAAAAGAAATACTATCAAATCTCGATAAATTGCAAGAAAAAAAGAACACCCTTATGCAAGAGTATTCTTTAAATAAAGAACAATTTTCTGACCTTGTTCAATATAGGAAAAACTATGAAAATTATTATGGAAAGGAAGTAGAGAGGTAA
- a CDS encoding plasmid mobilization protein, producing MANRFRNERIEIKLTKEEKEVFEKKMKLANCKTMSHFLRKCVLEKEIYVVDLEPFRNLQWLLSNATNNINQIAKATNTTGVIYKNEIESMNKHIENLSREIWQIHSLLLNKSKENSGD from the coding sequence ATGGCAAATAGATTTAGAAATGAAAGAATAGAAATAAAACTAACTAAAGAAGAAAAGGAAGTTTTTGAAAAGAAAATGAAACTTGCTAATTGTAAAACTATGTCCCACTTTCTTAGAAAGTGTGTATTAGAAAAAGAGATTTATGTTGTAGATTTAGAACCATTTAGAAACCTACAATGGCTACTTTCAAATGCAACAAATAACATAAACCAGATTGCAAAAGCTACTAATACAACTGGTGTTATTTACAAGAATGAAATTGAATCAATGAACAAACATATAGAAAATTTATCAAGAGAAATATGGCAGATCCATTCCCTACTTTTAAATAAATCAAAAGAAAATTCTGGTGATTAG
- a CDS encoding DEAD/DEAH box helicase yields MFDFLSTGTGKSYVIYGIAQILLSEKLVKRVLVLCPSLTIEKGLTEKFEDLVSNPELRNAIPEESKNILPRIINANSTIIEGDICIENIHAVYESTGSSIKDSFKNGGEDTLVLNDESHHIFNKTNEKDIKKWKAFLLNETYNFRYILGFTGTAYIDDEYFNDVIYRYSLRSAIDDKVVKSIDYVQKDDVSRDREYKFQKIHKNHENNKIKYSKIKPISILITKDIRSAKNLYEDFIDFLCDFEQINREKAERKVLIVTSDKKHKANLKMLDFVDEKENSFEWIISVSMLTEGWDVKNVFQIVPWEDRAFNSKLLIAQVLGRGLRIPPEYSTPQPSVIVFNHDSWSKNIKSLVNEVLEIETKIISTVKFEGDRNKYNFSVKNLLYDKEEKEVNTESKQLNYKKSWNQGIKLKSQILSSKKETEYENLLTGKNTNIKYDIKLRTKTVDEVLDKIYHEFRLRDWETEILGLGDEVYSKDNLPPREKLKEIIKNSMQNAGIEGDILIEENANKIFTAFSTLFRSRSKTVINSIKSTDFIEVNTNDIRDETRGILSFRTDSMLFYSDRYKDEISNEEQREIIEKFLEDDNLPRKACNEINFFDFKTPLNLVISTRDPEYKFIKKYLTDNKNAQKIDAWIKSRDMGFYSIEYSYKMNSHTKIANFNPDFILKLKSDEDIYVVIEIKDNKDDSAENKGKNRAAREHFKLLNEKLEASGIKEKYLFHFLSPNDYEIFFEYLRNDKLDTFVSELDNLLDEI; encoded by the coding sequence TTGTTTGATTTTCTATCCACAGGTACAGGTAAGTCATATGTTATATATGGAATAGCTCAGATTTTATTATCGGAAAAACTAGTAAAAAGGGTATTAGTTTTATGTCCTTCATTAACAATTGAAAAAGGGTTGACAGAAAAATTTGAAGATTTAGTTTCAAATCCAGAATTAAGGAATGCAATACCTGAAGAATCCAAAAATATACTACCTAGGATAATAAATGCAAATTCAACAATAATAGAAGGAGATATATGTATAGAAAATATACATGCAGTATATGAATCTACTGGATCTTCTATAAAAGATAGTTTTAAAAATGGAGGTGAAGATACACTTGTTTTAAACGATGAATCTCACCATATTTTTAATAAAACAAACGAAAAAGATATAAAAAAATGGAAAGCATTTCTTTTAAATGAAACTTATAATTTTAGATATATACTTGGATTTACAGGCACTGCATATATAGATGACGAATATTTTAATGATGTTATATACAGGTATTCGCTAAGAAGTGCTATAGATGATAAAGTTGTAAAATCTATAGATTATGTTCAGAAAGATGATGTTTCTAGAGATAGAGAATACAAATTTCAAAAAATTCATAAAAATCATGAAAATAATAAGATAAAATACAGTAAAATTAAGCCCATTTCAATTTTAATTACAAAGGATATTAGAAGTGCAAAGAATCTATATGAAGATTTTATTGATTTTTTATGTGATTTTGAACAAATAAACAGAGAAAAAGCTGAAAGAAAAGTTCTTATAGTAACATCTGATAAAAAGCATAAGGCAAATCTAAAAATGTTAGATTTTGTAGATGAGAAAGAAAATTCTTTTGAATGGATAATTTCGGTTAGTATGCTTACAGAAGGATGGGATGTTAAAAATGTATTTCAAATTGTGCCATGGGAAGATAGAGCCTTTAATTCTAAGCTATTAATTGCTCAAGTGTTAGGAAGAGGTCTTAGAATCCCACCTGAATATTCTACTCCTCAACCTTCAGTTATAGTATTTAATCACGATAGTTGGAGTAAAAATATAAAATCTTTAGTTAATGAAGTTCTTGAAATAGAAACGAAAATAATAAGTACTGTAAAATTTGAGGGAGATAGGAATAAATATAATTTTTCAGTTAAAAATTTGCTGTACGATAAAGAGGAAAAAGAAGTTAATACGGAATCTAAGCAATTAAATTATAAAAAATCTTGGAATCAAGGTATAAAACTTAAAAGTCAAATTTTATCCTCAAAAAAAGAAACAGAATATGAAAATTTATTAACGGGTAAAAATACCAATATTAAATATGACATAAAGTTGAGAACTAAAACTGTAGATGAAGTTTTAGATAAGATATACCATGAATTTAGGTTAAGAGACTGGGAAACGGAAATACTAGGTCTTGGAGATGAAGTTTATTCAAAAGATAATTTACCCCCTAGAGAAAAGTTGAAAGAAATTATTAAAAATTCTATGCAAAATGCAGGTATAGAAGGAGATATCTTAATAGAAGAAAATGCGAATAAAATATTTACTGCATTTTCAACATTATTTAGATCAAGAAGTAAAACTGTAATAAATTCTATCAAATCAACTGATTTTATTGAGGTTAACACAAATGATATAAGAGATGAAACAAGAGGAATATTATCATTTAGAACGGATTCAATGCTTTTTTATTCAGATAGATATAAAGACGAAATCTCAAATGAAGAACAGAGGGAAATAATAGAAAAATTTTTAGAAGATGATAACTTGCCAAGAAAGGCTTGCAATGAAATAAATTTTTTTGATTTTAAAACACCCCTAAATCTAGTAATATCAACAAGAGATCCAGAATATAAATTTATAAAAAAATATCTTACAGATAATAAAAATGCTCAGAAAATAGATGCTTGGATTAAATCAAGAGATATGGGATTTTATAGTATAGAGTACTCATATAAAATGAATTCTCATACAAAAATTGCAAATTTTAATCCTGATTTTATACTAAAATTAAAAAGTGATGAAGATATTTACGTTGTTATTGAAATTAAAGATAATAAAGATGATTCTGCTGAAAATAAAGGTAAAAATAGAGCGGCAAGAGAACATTTTAAGTTGTTAAATGAAAAGTTAGAAGCGTCTGGAATCAAAGAAAAGTATCTTTTTCATTTTCTAAGTCCAAATGATTATGAAATATTTTTTGAATATTTAAGAAATGACAAACTAGATACTTTTGTAAGTGAATTGGATAATTTGCTTGATGAGATATAG
- a CDS encoding recombinase family protein, whose protein sequence is MSKIALYIRLSVEDMIKTDESESIINQRAYLNDYLDKNEEFKNFTREEYVDDGYSGTNENRPAFQRMLEDVKKNNIQTIIVKDLSRFMRDYITLGDYLENIFPFLGVRFIAINDGYDSDKEKGNGTDLDIQFKGLLYDFYTKDISEKVKSSMTTLKKQGKFLAWSPPLGYMKDPNDRHKIIVDEETAWIVKKIFKLALDGISSRNIAKILNEEKIPTPSKRKSELTNLDFEYSIIRTAKKPRPTWTNGNVIDVLANENYTGTYTFNMQDKSVLNSSSFKFKPKEEWGRVENNHEAIISREDFEKVQKIKEKNLFMKGKNTDYEWRKKSPLQGFAKCPTCNHILGCTQSKRKRQDGTIRVHTYFTCRICKCNNVKHKNSRAGSLEEQVFEAIKEKYGLEDPIKDEKVKVKPMEKSIEDLEAKKMQNFEKYKLGKMNRQKFIDSKNLIDEEIQAIKEKILKAKEEKEVIDNTKLTRELMEKYIDSVFCEGNEVLNIIWK, encoded by the coding sequence ATGAGTAAGATTGCTCTTTATATTAGATTATCCGTTGAAGATATGATAAAGACTGATGAGAGTGAAAGTATCATAAACCAAAGAGCATATCTAAACGATTATCTCGACAAGAATGAAGAATTTAAGAACTTCACAAGAGAAGAATATGTCGATGACGGATATTCTGGAACAAATGAAAATAGACCAGCATTTCAAAGAATGCTCGAAGATGTAAAGAAAAATAACATCCAGACGATAATTGTAAAAGACTTATCCAGATTTATGAGAGATTATATAACACTTGGAGATTATCTTGAAAATATATTTCCATTTCTAGGAGTTAGATTTATCGCCATAAATGATGGCTATGATAGTGACAAAGAAAAAGGAAATGGAACAGATTTAGATATTCAATTCAAGGGACTATTATATGATTTCTACACAAAAGATATTTCTGAAAAGGTAAAATCATCTATGACTACACTTAAAAAACAAGGAAAATTTTTAGCTTGGAGTCCACCTTTAGGATACATGAAAGATCCTAATGATAGACACAAAATCATAGTTGATGAAGAAACAGCTTGGATAGTAAAGAAGATTTTCAAACTTGCACTTGATGGTATATCTTCAAGAAATATAGCTAAGATATTAAATGAAGAAAAAATTCCAACACCATCAAAAAGAAAGAGCGAATTAACAAATCTTGATTTTGAATATTCAATAATTAGAACTGCGAAAAAGCCTAGACCAACTTGGACTAATGGTAATGTAATAGATGTATTAGCAAATGAAAATTATACTGGAACTTACACTTTCAATATGCAAGATAAGTCAGTATTAAATTCATCTTCTTTTAAATTCAAACCAAAAGAGGAATGGGGAAGAGTTGAGAATAATCATGAAGCTATTATATCTAGAGAAGACTTTGAAAAAGTTCAGAAGATTAAAGAGAAGAATCTATTTATGAAAGGTAAAAATACCGATTATGAATGGAGGAAAAAATCTCCACTACAAGGTTTTGCAAAATGTCCAACTTGCAACCACATTTTAGGATGTACTCAATCTAAAAGAAAACGACAAGATGGAACTATAAGAGTCCACACATATTTTACTTGTAGGATATGTAAGTGTAATAATGTAAAACATAAGAACTCAAGAGCAGGAAGCCTTGAAGAGCAAGTATTTGAAGCAATAAAAGAAAAATATGGTCTAGAAGATCCAATCAAGGATGAAAAAGTAAAAGTTAAACCAATGGAAAAATCTATCGAAGATCTTGAAGCTAAGAAAATGCAGAATTTTGAGAAGTATAAATTAGGTAAGATGAATAGACAAAAATTCATTGACTCTAAAAATTTGATAGATGAAGAGATACAAGCAATAAAAGAAAAAATACTAAAAGCAAAAGAAGAAAAAGAAGTAATAGACAACACTAAACTTACCAGAGAATTGATGGAAAAATATATAGACTCAGTATTCTGTGAAGGAAACGAAGTGTTGAACATAATATGGAAGTAG
- a CDS encoding LD-carboxypeptidase yields MIANKLKIGDEIRVIAPSRSLSVVRQDTFDKALTLLTEKGFKITFSRNSREIDEVNSSSIESRVEDLHEAFLDKNVKAILTCIGGFNVNQILEYIDYSLIEANPKIICGFSDITALLNAIYSKTGLVTYHGPHFSSFGFEKETDYTYSYFERCLMNSDKYNIRPSKDAKEYYLIQEGSCEGELIGGNLCTLNLLQGTKFMPNLKNKILFLEDDNIMGNYFAAEFERNLQSLIQILKFNGVKGILFGRFDDSCKIDINVIQRIVSTKKQLKNIPIVFNVDFGHVFPFATFPIGGLVRVNATETSILLEVVKH; encoded by the coding sequence ATGATTGCTAATAAATTAAAAATTGGAGATGAGATAAGGGTTATAGCTCCTTCTCGAAGTTTGAGTGTAGTAAGGCAAGATACTTTTGATAAGGCTTTAACATTGTTAACGGAAAAAGGTTTTAAAATAACTTTTTCACGAAACAGTCGTGAAATTGATGAAGTGAACTCTTCAAGTATCGAGTCTCGTGTTGAAGATTTACACGAAGCCTTTTTAGATAAAAATGTTAAGGCTATACTTACCTGCATAGGCGGATTTAATGTTAATCAAATATTGGAGTATATAGATTATTCTTTAATAGAGGCTAATCCCAAAATTATATGTGGATTTTCTGATATTACTGCTTTGCTTAATGCCATTTATTCTAAGACAGGTTTAGTTACTTATCATGGACCCCATTTCTCAAGTTTTGGCTTTGAAAAAGAAACTGACTATACATATTCATATTTTGAAAGATGTCTTATGAATTCTGATAAGTATAATATAAGACCATCTAAAGATGCAAAAGAATACTATCTTATACAGGAAGGAAGTTGTGAGGGAGAACTTATAGGAGGAAACCTTTGCACACTGAATCTTTTGCAAGGAACAAAATTTATGCCTAACTTAAAGAACAAGATATTATTTTTGGAAGATGATAATATTATGGGGAATTATTTCGCTGCCGAGTTCGAAAGAAATTTGCAATCTTTAATTCAAATCTTAAAATTTAATGGAGTAAAAGGAATATTATTTGGGCGATTTGATGATAGTTGTAAAATAGATATAAATGTAATTCAAAGAATAGTATCAACTAAAAAACAACTTAAAAATATACCTATTGTATTTAATGTTGATTTTGGACACGTATTCCCCTTTGCAACATTTCCAATAGGTGGACTAGTAAGGGTGAATGCAACAGAAACTTCCATTTTATTGGAGGTAGTGAAGCATTAG
- a CDS encoding ImmA/IrrE family metallo-endopeptidase, whose amino-acid sequence MSMNRYIYDKVNRLIKKYKTRDPIELIEALNINLVYLPKTEILLGMYHYIQRNRFIFISSNTNFNRKTILAHELGHDQLHRDYCMSGGAFHDQTVLNPTNKFETEANIFAAHLLISDEDVLDNINDQVCDYEIAGQLGVDINLLNLKISELAKMGKFNKPVNVNIPQGDFLKNYRPEHDDYY is encoded by the coding sequence ATGAGCATGAATCGCTATATATATGATAAGGTTAATCGACTTATAAAAAAATATAAGACACGAGATCCTATAGAATTAATAGAAGCTTTGAATATTAACCTGGTATATCTACCTAAAACAGAAATACTTTTAGGAATGTACCATTATATTCAAAGGAACAGATTTATTTTTATCAGTAGCAACACAAATTTTAATAGAAAAACTATATTAGCACATGAATTAGGTCACGATCAACTTCACAGAGATTATTGTATGAGTGGTGGAGCTTTTCACGACCAAACAGTATTAAACCCTACAAATAAATTTGAAACTGAAGCTAATATTTTTGCAGCTCATTTATTAATTAGTGATGAAGATGTCCTAGATAATATCAATGATCAAGTTTGTGATTATGAAATCGCTGGACAATTAGGTGTAGATATAAATTTACTAAATCTAAAAATTTCTGAGTTAGCAAAAATGGGAAAGTTTAATAAACCAGTTAATGTTAATATACCTCAGGGAGATTTTCTTAAAAACTATCGCCCTGAACATGATGATTATTATTAG
- a CDS encoding Txe/YoeB family addiction module toxin, protein MKVHWSRGSVIERDVWKENDRKVYDKIYRLLRAIKEAPYQGLGKPEPLKYDLSGYWSRRLTRQDRLVYRVTDDAIEVLSCKYHY, encoded by the coding sequence ATGAAAGTTCATTGGAGTCGGGGGTCTGTTATCGAACGTGACGTTTGGAAAGAAAATGACCGAAAAGTCTATGATAAGATCTATCGCTTATTACGAGCCATCAAAGAAGCCCCCTACCAAGGACTAGGTAAGCCGGAACCTTTAAAATATGATCTATCGGGTTATTGGTCAAGGCGACTGACTAGACAAGATCGTTTAGTTTACCGTGTCACAGATGACGCGATTGAAGTCCTATCGTGTAAATACCATTACTAA
- a CDS encoding restriction endonuclease subunit S, giving the protein MAEERKQPELRFKGFTDDWIQDKLGNISSFNPNAELPSQFFYVDLESVCGTQLVDYKFMSKEEAPSRAKRLAKKGDIFYQTVRPYQRNNLLFNEDDNEFVFSTGYAQIRTNIINNKFLFYLLQTDKFVLKVLSMCTGTSYPAITSAEMSKVIIHYPKKQLEQIKIGELLNRLDFIITLEQQKIEKLELLKQYLLQNMFADESGYPNLRFRGYTGPWFKNKGKNIFKKITEKKQAHLPVLSATQDKGMVLRDEFNERLQYDRKNLSNYKVVRPGQFVVHLRSFQGGFAHSNYLGITSPAYTIFDFINTNEHNDIYWKFYFANDHFILLLEKVTYGIRDGRTINFSDFCTLNINFPSLSEQNKIAKLLFSLDSLINLRTTKLENLTSLKQKLLSSLFI; this is encoded by the coding sequence ATGGCAGAAGAAAGAAAACAACCCGAGCTTAGGTTCAAGGGATTCACGGATGATTGGATTCAGGATAAGTTGGGGAACATCAGCAGCTTTAATCCAAATGCTGAATTGCCTTCGCAATTTTTCTATGTGGATTTAGAGTCTGTTTGTGGTACTCAATTAGTCGATTATAAATTCATGAGTAAGGAAGAGGCACCTTCACGAGCTAAAAGATTAGCTAAGAAAGGTGATATTTTTTATCAAACAGTTCGACCATATCAAAGAAATAATTTACTTTTTAATGAAGATGATAATGAGTTTGTTTTTTCAACTGGCTATGCACAGATTAGGACAAATATAATAAATAATAAGTTTCTTTTTTACTTATTGCAAACAGATAAATTCGTATTAAAGGTCCTAAGTATGTGCACAGGGACCAGCTACCCAGCAATAACTTCAGCTGAAATGTCTAAGGTAATAATTCATTATCCTAAAAAACAATTAGAGCAAATAAAGATAGGTGAATTGTTGAATCGATTAGACTTTATTATTACTCTTGAGCAACAAAAAATCGAAAAGTTAGAGCTCCTGAAACAGTATTTGTTGCAGAATATGTTTGCCGATGAGAGTGGATATCCTAACTTAAGGTTTAGAGGTTATACCGGTCCTTGGTTCAAAAATAAAGGGAAAAATATATTTAAAAAGATTACAGAAAAAAAACAAGCCCATCTTCCTGTCTTATCGGCAACACAAGATAAAGGCATGGTGCTAAGAGATGAATTCAATGAAAGGCTACAGTACGATAGAAAAAACCTCTCTAATTACAAAGTTGTAAGACCTGGTCAATTTGTTGTTCATTTACGTTCATTTCAGGGAGGGTTTGCACACTCCAATTATTTAGGTATAACTTCTCCAGCTTATACTATATTCGATTTTATAAATACTAACGAACATAATGATATCTATTGGAAGTTTTACTTTGCAAATGATCACTTTATTTTACTATTAGAGAAAGTAACTTATGGTATTAGAGATGGAAGAACTATAAATTTTTCTGATTTTTGCACTTTGAATATTAATTTTCCATCATTAAGTGAACAGAATAAAATCGCCAAATTATTATTTTCATTAGATTCTCTTATTAATCTCAGAACAACTAAATTAGAAAACTTAACCTCTCTAAAACAAAAACTCCTGTCTTCCCTGTTTATCTAA
- a CDS encoding recombinase family protein, protein MEKFACIYLRLSREDGDSTESNSISNQRQIIKSYARDNDFKIVAEYVDDGFSGSNFDRPKFKKMIQDLEDKKFKTIIVKDLSRFGRDYIESGKYLQKIFPEKGIRFISVNDNYDSENADVSDTHLILPIRNFINDSYCRDISMKVKSSKEIKRKNGEFIGAFAPFGYKKDSKNKHKLVVDTEVSHIIERIFNMKIDGYSSKAIADFLNSIGCVTPSKHKENSGDNHTTGFIVKDSKWDAKMVNRIITNKVYIGVLEQGKTRKLNYKSKREVEVNEEDWIVINDSHKPIISKSIYALANKMMLRDVKQSADIPHILSGMLYCKDCGSSMVRRKVKSKNGYNIFYICSHYNNKGDCTRHSIKEDYLLDMTLFALKDYLKKYNELLSQVNKLDVSKVTFNIDFESLNSEKRKYERLRQSLYMDLEDELITSEEFERFRKNYLIKIREIEKQIDTKKNILANLQEKMKNKDSLVSEIVPTDLSSLNRLTIVSFIDRIEIGENNEINFVFNNLETVNLLKTLIKEESESKSEVNKNLISINKIFGNALENKTPMQLAGGVL, encoded by the coding sequence ATGGAAAAATTTGCTTGTATATATCTTCGTTTATCGCGAGAGGATGGAGATAGCACAGAAAGTAATTCTATTTCAAATCAAAGACAGATTATCAAATCATATGCAAGGGACAATGATTTTAAAATTGTTGCTGAATATGTAGATGATGGTTTTTCAGGATCTAATTTTGACAGACCAAAATTTAAGAAGATGATTCAAGATCTTGAAGATAAGAAGTTCAAAACAATTATTGTGAAGGACTTATCCCGTTTTGGGAGAGATTATATCGAATCAGGTAAATATCTACAAAAGATATTTCCAGAAAAAGGTATAAGATTTATATCCGTAAACGATAACTATGACAGTGAAAATGCAGATGTAAGCGATACACACTTAATTCTTCCAATAAGAAACTTTATTAATGATTCTTATTGTAGAGATATTTCTATGAAAGTTAAATCTTCAAAAGAGATCAAAAGAAAAAATGGTGAATTTATTGGTGCATTTGCTCCTTTTGGTTATAAGAAGGATAGCAAAAACAAACATAAGTTAGTCGTCGATACAGAAGTTTCACACATAATTGAAAGAATCTTCAATATGAAGATAGACGGTTATTCGTCTAAGGCTATTGCAGATTTTTTAAATAGCATAGGTTGTGTAACACCATCTAAGCATAAAGAAAATTCTGGTGATAATCATACTACTGGTTTTATTGTTAAAGACTCTAAATGGGACGCAAAAATGGTCAATAGGATTATTACAAACAAGGTCTATATAGGAGTGCTTGAACAAGGGAAAACTAGAAAATTAAATTACAAGTCCAAGAGAGAAGTAGAAGTAAATGAAGAAGATTGGATTGTAATAAACGACTCTCATAAGCCTATTATTTCAAAAAGCATTTATGCTTTGGCTAATAAGATGATGCTTCGAGATGTAAAGCAATCGGCAGATATACCACATATTTTATCAGGAATGCTTTATTGCAAAGACTGTGGATCTTCAATGGTTAGAAGAAAGGTTAAGTCCAAGAATGGATATAATATTTTTTATATTTGTTCTCACTATAATAACAAAGGAGATTGCACAAGACATAGTATAAAAGAAGATTATCTACTGGATATGACACTTTTTGCACTTAAAGATTATTTAAAAAAATATAATGAACTACTAAGTCAAGTTAATAAGTTAGATGTATCAAAAGTTACATTTAATATTGACTTTGAAAGCTTAAACTCAGAAAAAAGAAAGTACGAAAGACTTAGACAATCTTTATATATGGACTTAGAAGACGAACTTATAACTTCTGAAGAGTTTGAAAGGTTCAGAAAAAATTATCTTATTAAAATCAGGGAAATAGAGAAACAAATTGATACAAAGAAAAATATACTTGCCAACTTGCAAGAAAAGATGAAAAATAAGGACAGTTTGGTTTCCGAAATTGTTCCCACTGATTTAAGCAGTCTAAATAGACTAACAATTGTATCTTTTATAGATAGAATTGAAATCGGAGAAAATAATGAGATTAATTTTGTCTTTAATAATTTGGAAACAGTTAACTTACTGAAGACCCTTATAAAAGAAGAAAGTGAAAGCAAGTCCGAAGTAAATAAGAATTTGATTTCAATAAATAAGATCTTTGGAAATGCTCTTGAAAATAAGACTCCAATGCAATTAGCTGGAGGTGTTTTATAA